In Dehalococcoidia bacterium, the following are encoded in one genomic region:
- a CDS encoding DUF3341 domain-containing protein — MAQILGLFKTPELAADAAQALKNAGFDPHKGDYDILTGCPYPEEVFGEHVAPHRLFIFPIIGAICGFVAGILITGGMQITYPMITGGKPILSIPPMVIITYEGTMLGAIIFTILGTLFESRLPNLEGGVYDPRITTDGFIGIVAQGSPERLAEAEAIFQRVGAEDVVREAAAAGRAG, encoded by the coding sequence ATGGCACAGATTCTCGGCCTCTTCAAAACGCCCGAGCTGGCGGCTGATGCCGCGCAGGCGCTCAAGAACGCGGGCTTCGACCCGCACAAAGGCGACTATGACATCTTGACCGGCTGTCCCTATCCCGAAGAGGTCTTTGGGGAGCATGTCGCGCCGCACCGGCTGTTCATCTTCCCCATCATCGGCGCGATTTGTGGCTTCGTCGCGGGCATCCTGATCACCGGCGGGATGCAGATCACCTATCCGATGATCACCGGCGGGAAACCGATCCTCTCGATCCCGCCGATGGTCATCATCACCTACGAAGGGACGATGCTCGGCGCGATCATCTTCACCATTCTCGGCACGCTGTTTGAATCGCGCCTCCCCAACCTCGAAGGCGGCGTTTACGACCCGCGTATCACGACCGACGGCTTCATCGGCATTGTGGCGCAAGGGTCGCCGGAGCGGCTGGCCGAAGCAGAGGCGATCTTTCAGCGGGTCGGCGCCGAAGATGTCGTTCGGGAAGCGGCCGCTGCCGGGCGAGCCGGCTAA